The genome window GGCGCTCTTGAAACGCTGGCGATGGCCACAAAGGAGCGGTGCAAACGGCTGGAAGACATGGGAAACAAGCTGGCTGCCCCTCCGGCCCGTTCCGGCGAGCCGGGACGGCGCGAAATGGCCGCGAACGCCGCCGGGATACGGGACCTTCTGGCCGGCTTCGCGAACGGCGCGGCCGGTCAAACCGGCGAACGGCACAAAGACCTGTTTTTGGCGGGACTGCGCAAAAACCGCCAACAGGGCGCAGGCTATATCGAAACCATACAGAGCCTGCCGGAAGATACCGTGCGGGAAGGAACATTGTGGCTTGAACGAATCGTCGCCGGGGCCTTCCGGCTTCTGGCGTCGCGGGTGCCCGCCCTGGAGTTGACCAATGACGCGGCCGTGGCCGCCAAAGAATAAAGGATGCAGTATGGGTAAATTATTCGGCACGGACGGAATACGGGGCGAAGCCAACCGCTATCCCATGGACAGCGCCACGGCCTTCGCCGTCGGCCAGGCGATCACCTACCTTTTCCGGAGGGACAAACGGCGCACGCGGGTCATTATCGGCAAGGACACGCGCATCTCCGGCTACATGCTGGAAAGCTCGCTGGAAGCGGGCATCACGTCAATGGGCGGCGATCCCTACCTGGTCGGCGTGTTGCCCACCCCGGGCATCGCCTTTGCCACGAACAGCATGCGCGCCGATGCCGGCATCGTCATTTCCGCCTCGCACAACCCTTTTCAGGATAACGGCATCAAAATCTTCGGCGAAGGCGGGTACAAACTTTCCGACGAGCAGGAACATACGCTCGAAGACCTGATAACCGGCGGCAAACTGCCGGAGATGGTCCCGGCCGTCGCGGCAATGGGCCGGGCCTACCGTCTGCACGACATGCCCGGCCGGTACACGGTGTTTTTGAAAAACACCTTCCCCCGCGACCTGTCGCTGGAAGGGGTGAAGATCGTTCTGGATACCGCCAACGGCGCGACGTACAAGGTCGCTCCCGAAGTATTCTGGGAACTCGGCGCCAAGGTCGAAACCATCCATAACGCCCCGGACGGCCTTAACATCAACGAAAACTGCGGCTCGCAGCATACGGCGGATCTCGCCGGCCGCGTGGTCGCGACAGGGGCCGCCGTCGGCCTGGCCTTCGACGGCGACGGGGACCGCCTGATCGCCGTGGATGAAAAGGGCCGCGAGATTTCCGGCGACCAGATCCTGCTCATTTGCGGCCTCATGCTGAAAGAACAGGGGCTGCTGAAAAACAACCTGCTGGTCAGCACCGTCATGAGCAACATGGGGTTGCGCGTGGCCTGCAAAAAATACGGCTTCACACATCACGCCGCCAAGGTCGGCGACCGGTACGTGCTC of uncultured delta proteobacterium contains these proteins:
- the glmM gene encoding Phosphoglucosamine mutase, which gives rise to MGKLFGTDGIRGEANRYPMDSATAFAVGQAITYLFRRDKRRTRVIIGKDTRISGYMLESSLEAGITSMGGDPYLVGVLPTPGIAFATNSMRADAGIVISASHNPFQDNGIKIFGEGGYKLSDEQEHTLEDLITGGKLPEMVPAVAAMGRAYRLHDMPGRYTVFLKNTFPRDLSLEGVKIVLDTANGATYKVAPEVFWELGAKVETIHNAPDGLNINENCGSQHTADLAGRVVATGAAVGLAFDGDGDRLIAVDEKGREISGDQILLICGLMLKEQGLLKNNLLVSTVMSNMGLRVACKKYGFTHHAAKVGDRYVLEDMQKLGGILGGEDSGHMIFLNHHTTGDGILTALQLLSAMVRSGKPLSELAAQMDIYPQKLINLDVKSKPDLDTVPEVAEAIRQVEAALQGDGRVLVRYSGTQNMCRVMVEGPSVELTDKYCAQIADVIKKALG